A window of the bacterium genome harbors these coding sequences:
- a CDS encoding prepilin-type N-terminal cleavage/methylation domain-containing protein translates to MAINKERKIFVNNGFTMLEVMLAIAITAVILSFIGMALISAARLNTLSSAQNEAGNLAEKKIEELRRYSYSTIESGSDNIDDFSRTWIVVDNMGKPRIKDVELTVSWFDSKHNQHNVTYHTVFYRNAYPYK, encoded by the coding sequence TTGGCCATTAATAAAGAGAGAAAGATATTCGTGAACAACGGATTCACAATGCTCGAGGTGATGTTAGCTATTGCTATTACAGCTGTTATTCTTTCATTTATTGGGATGGCACTCATAAGTGCGGCCCGACTGAATACACTGAGTTCAGCGCAGAATGAGGCCGGCAATCTCGCCGAGAAGAAAATTGAGGAGCTGAGAAGATACAGTTATTCCACTATTGAAAGCGGAAGCGACAATATCGATGATTTTAGTAGGACTTGGATCGTTGTCGATAATATGGGCAAGCCCAGAATCAAAGATGTTGAACTTACTGTAAGTTGGTTCGATTCTAAACATAATCAACATAATGTAACCTATCACACGGTTTTTTATCGAAATGCATATCCATATAAATAA
- a CDS encoding prepilin-type N-terminal cleavage/methylation domain-containing protein, translating to MKKIKGFTLLELMSVVLILTVLATMSVVGFRKAINHQRLIGETNNAAATLKVIGTEARVSKRNIRVNVDFDTESIIGWIDSDEDGIQDSAEKVIEKFTAPKGVDIFSGFFGSKRFSGIATFSFLDDGKASKEAIVVIKGIVTSEFKTVAVNMQSGWIEVHDGAPPNLKSGQLE from the coding sequence ATGAAGAAAATAAAAGGGTTTACATTACTCGAATTGATGTCTGTTGTGCTCATTCTAACTGTATTAGCTACTATGTCTGTGGTTGGTTTCAGAAAAGCGATAAACCATCAGAGGCTAATTGGAGAAACGAATAATGCCGCCGCAACACTTAAAGTTATTGGCACAGAGGCTCGTGTAAGTAAGCGAAATATAAGAGTGAATGTCGATTTCGACACAGAATCTATCATCGGTTGGATAGATAGCGATGAAGATGGGATTCAGGATTCAGCAGAAAAGGTAATAGAAAAATTTACAGCCCCTAAAGGTGTCGATATTTTCTCCGGTTTTTTTGGAAGTAAAAGGTTCTCTGGTATTGCAACATTCAGCTTTCTCGACGATGGAAAAGCATCAAAAGAAGCCATCGTTGTTATCAAAGGAATAGTAACTTCCGAATTTAAAACCGTTGCAGTAAATATGCAAAGCGGATGGATCGAGGTCCACGATGGTGCGCCACCTAATCTAAAAAGCGGGCAGTTGGAGTAA
- the tgt gene encoding tRNA guanosine(34) transglycosylase Tgt, producing the protein MIDFKLLKTDNLARAGTIYTSHGEIHTPVFMPVGTRGTVKTLEVRDIEMENYYIILNNMYHMYLRPGLELIEEMGGLHSFIGWNRAILTDSGGFQIFSMTNLAKVKNEGVRFQSHLDGSYHFFSPERATEIQYRMRPDIFMAFDECLGYPSTESDIERSVELTLSWARRCREEWDRLLSSDSNNDSGPSLFGIVQGGVNEKFRRYSAQKTVELDFPGYAIGGLSVGEPKTLMWTALDACLPELPIEKPRYLMGVGTPADIVEAVAKGVDMFDCVLPTRNARKATVFTSRGKISLKAAYLARDERPIDQECDCYTCKHYTRAFLRHLFSVGEITAMRLATIHTLHYYKTLLDNIRLAILEDRFEDFRKEFHSRYKDEIIKE; encoded by the coding sequence ATGATCGATTTTAAGCTATTAAAAACTGACAATCTCGCCCGAGCGGGCACCATTTACACCTCTCACGGAGAAATACATACACCGGTGTTTATGCCGGTTGGCACTCGCGGAACGGTAAAAACTCTCGAGGTTCGTGACATAGAAATGGAGAATTACTACATTATCCTCAATAATATGTATCATATGTATTTGCGCCCTGGACTAGAACTTATCGAAGAGATGGGAGGGCTTCATTCATTCATCGGATGGAACCGCGCTATATTGACAGACAGCGGCGGATTCCAAATTTTTTCGATGACCAATCTGGCCAAGGTAAAGAACGAGGGTGTCCGTTTTCAGAGCCATCTCGATGGAAGCTACCATTTCTTTTCTCCAGAACGCGCCACAGAAATCCAATATAGAATGAGACCGGATATTTTCATGGCTTTCGACGAATGTCTCGGCTATCCCTCAACAGAAAGTGATATCGAACGCTCCGTCGAATTAACACTGAGCTGGGCACGCCGATGTAGGGAAGAATGGGACAGACTACTTTCATCAGACAGTAATAACGATTCTGGACCATCGCTTTTCGGGATTGTTCAGGGGGGAGTGAACGAGAAATTTCGCCGATATTCGGCGCAAAAGACTGTGGAGTTAGACTTCCCCGGGTATGCTATCGGAGGCCTTTCAGTAGGTGAACCAAAAACGCTTATGTGGACTGCTCTCGATGCCTGTCTTCCAGAGTTGCCTATCGAAAAACCTCGCTATCTTATGGGAGTGGGCACTCCAGCCGACATTGTAGAAGCAGTGGCAAAAGGGGTAGATATGTTCGACTGTGTTCTTCCGACGCGTAATGCACGTAAAGCAACTGTTTTTACATCTCGTGGAAAAATTTCCTTAAAGGCAGCTTATTTAGCAAGGGACGAACGCCCCATCGATCAAGAATGCGATTGTTATACATGTAAACATTACACGCGAGCTTTTTTACGACATCTCTTCTCTGTAGGCGAGATCACTGCTATGCGCCTCGCGACAATACATACGCTTCATTATTATAAAACCCTCCTCGACAACATCCGCCTAGCCATTCTAGAAGATCGTTTCGAAGATTTCCGCAAAGAATTCCATTCCCGCTATAAAGATGAGATAATTAAAGAATAG